The DNA window TTTGACCTTGGGGAATCACTTAgacaatctttttttcccctctaagactcatatttctcatctttgaaataaaagagttgaactagatgatgtctaagatcctttccagttcttacATTCTTTCTCGGTCAATATATGGGTTCTCTTTGAGGTCTGTAAGAAAAGAttgaatgccaaagagattttaaaaagagaagtactcatatatatacaaaatacttacagtagctctttttgtagtgtccAAAGTCTCTAGTCTCCAAGGAATTGGAGATTGACAGGTactcataaattggggaatggctaagcaagttataaatgtaataaagtattattgtgctataagaaatggtgaagagCATGGTTTTAGAAAGACTTGCaaatatatatgaactgatacaaaattaagtgagcataaccaggacaATAAtgtatacaatgacaacaatatttcAAAGACAAACAACATTTAAAGACTCAGCAACTTTAATCAATATGATGAATCAACTGCAATTCCAAAGGTCTCAGGATAAAACATCCTACCCAATTCCATATAGAGAActaatggactcagagtgcagactgaagtatatttactttcttttttttttttttaatttctttttttgtgtgtggggcaatgagggttaagtgacttgcccagggtcacacagctagtaagtgtcaagtgtctgaagccgaatttgaactcatgtcctcctgaatccaggactggtgctttatccactgtaccacctagctgctccccatatttccttttcttggatatggctaatgcaggaatttattttccttgactatatatatttgtaataggttttgttcTCAATGACTGAGAAAGGGGTAAGTgtaagtgggagggaaagaattcggaactaaaaataaaattgaattaaaaaaataaaagttaatcaaaaggaaaaaataaaagtctggATACAGCTTGTTAGGTATTCTTAATTAGGTACCAGTCAAATTAGAGAGATAATTTTTATTTGTGCCCAGAGACCATCTGTgaatctgtaattttttttccattaaggagagaaaaggaggggagaaaaataaaaggaaaaaccatgAAGAAGCAAAATGGGAATTAAAATGTAGATACCATTGAAAAAGATGACAGGATTATAGGATCGCAGATTTCAAGtttgaaggaacctcaaaggctatcattttttaaaaggccatcattttgcagatgagatagGTCTAGAGAGTgggtgacttgcttagggttacacaggTCAAAGAAGATTCATGTGGTAAACAGAGATTGTTTGGAGATAGAAGACAGAAATGGCAGGAGATAGCCAGTTAGGACAGAACTAGGATAAAAATTAAGGTGAAGacaaaggaaggtaaagatggatataaggtagagaagaaaaataaaaggaaattagatatataattatttcatatatgtgtCAGAGAGTCCTGTCCTAAACAGAGTCCTTCCCTATTCTGAGGTTATATGTTGAGTTGGTTGTTGGGTAGGCAGTCAGTTGTGGATTTCCAGGTGAAATTGAAAAGCATTGGAAACATACCTCTCACTTCAGAAACATCTCAGTCTTAATGTCTCAGCTCTCTCTTGGTTGCTTGACCTTCCCCAACAGCCTCCCAAATGCCCCCTTCACCTCCTTGTTTCTCAGGGTATATATGAGGGGGTTTAGTGCAGGAGTCCCCACAGCATAGAAAAGACCAAAGAATTTTCCTTGGTCCTGGGCATAGGGGTTCTTTGGCAGGAGATAGACAGTGATGACAGAACTGTAGAAGAAGGAGACCACCAGGAGGTGGGAGGAACAGGTTCCAAAAGCTTTATTCCGTCCTGCTGCTGAGTTAATCCTTAGCACAGTCTGGACAATAGCACCATAGGAAATCAAAATGAGTGTCAATGGCACAACCAGGATGAGCACACTGGCTATAGCCATCTGGATCTCATTGTAGGTGGTGTCCTCACAGGAAAGGCGGATAAGGGCTGGGACTTCACATACAAAATCATCTATTCTTCTGTGGGAGCAGAATGGCAAACGAAGAGTGGGTGGTGTCTGGACCACAGACTCCAATAGTCCAATGATCCAGGCTATAGCTGCTAGTTTCTGGCTAAGGCGGGGGTGCACTATGATGGCATAATGGAGGGGTTGGCAGATCGCCACATATCTGTCAAAGGCCATGACAGCCAGGAGGATACACTCAGTGGTCCCTAAGGCCAGGAACACAAAGAGCTGAATGGCACAGCCATTAAAACTGATGGTCTTCTCTGGACCCCAGAGGTTGGACAACAACTGGGGAACGCAGCTTGTGGTGAAGCAGAGATCCAGGAAGGAGAGGTTGGAAATAAAGAAGTACATGGGAGTATGGAGTTTGGAGTCCAGGATAGACAGTATGATGATGAGTGTGTTGCCAACCAGAGTCATGAAGTAGGAAATCAGTACTACCACAAAGAGGAGTTTCTCTAGCCTGGGAGAGTCAGAGAAGCCCAGGAGAATAAAACTTCCTAGGGAGCTTCTGTTATTCATGGCCTGGCTTTGACTTGGGCTCtggaaaataaggggggggggaggagagggagggaggaaaagagagttaATTGAGATATTTCACAagcttttaaaatgtatgttgTTTTTACCTGTGAACTTGTCAAAACAGCAATGGGggtattttttcctcccttttcttatcCAGTGATCCAACTCCATTCACCTATCTCTCCACTGACACCCCCTTCCCATAGATAAATGTTACATAGCATACAGTAGCCATCCTTTCAACTCTGTTaactaccaccaccatcctctACCCTTCTGATAAGAAATTTGAAAATGTGAGGAAGAAAACCCAAGATATCTTGATTCATTAGTTGAGTAAAGGGAAGAAGAACATGGACTGTGTCCCCCGCTCCCCGTCTATGTTTTGCTCTTTTTAGATGACAGAAATGTTACCAAAAATATAATAGTAAAAAAATCcttcatttaagaaaatgaaattcatcaCCAAGAGTATGTGTGTATAGGATATCTGCTTggaatttgttttttggggagcAGAAATGCATGGTAGTGCCATCCACACATTTTTACCCTGTTCTCCCTTATCACTAGTCTACAAACTTGGGGCAAATGGCTAGATTTGGTCATTTGTTCTGAGCTTGGGGAACAGAAGTTTCCTCTTTTGGGAAACTAACTGAATGTTTCTTTCACACCATATACAAAACCCACCGAAATgacccagagaaaagaaaatgggagacaTAATCCATGCACTTTGAAGAGACAGAACAAATACAGTAATggaaaaaattagaaggaaaataaacattttaataaaaaaaccaaataaattggACGTAGAGGACACAAGTTCATGaggattgttgtttgttcttcaatCCCAAAGAGGACatggggtgatgccatgacttgcaatgaattgcaatgaattgaatttaagtgagggagggctgtgcaaggtcagcaacctcacactctcttccagagtcatctagatgcagtggcaagatacatatcagga is part of the Dromiciops gliroides isolate mDroGli1 chromosome 4, mDroGli1.pri, whole genome shotgun sequence genome and encodes:
- the LOC122755921 gene encoding olfactory receptor 2H2-like, which codes for MNNRSSLGSFILLGFSDSPRLEKLLFVVVLISYFMTLVGNTLIIILSILDSKLHTPMYFFISNLSFLDLCFTTSCVPQLLSNLWGPEKTISFNGCAIQLFVFLALGTTECILLAVMAFDRYVAICQPLHYAIIVHPRLSQKLAAIAWIIGLLESVVQTPPTLRLPFCSHRRIDDFVCEVPALIRLSCEDTTYNEIQMAIASVLILVVPLTLILISYGAIVQTVLRINSAAGRNKAFGTCSSHLLVVSFFYSSVITVYLLPKNPYAQDQGKFFGLFYAVGTPALNPLIYTLRNKEVKGAFGRLLGKVKQPRES